The genomic segment GTGGGTCAAACAGTATGTTTATGTGGGACAAGGGAGGATATGCTACTAATGTTTCGGTTACTTTGATTTTAATTAGTGGCTTGTGAAGAACAAATTGtaaactgtaacattttaggTCCTATTCTAaagaaatgcaataaaataagattcaagcttaaggtttgatTTTGTTGAATAGTGTTCTTTCACTCATTTAttccctttctcttccaataACATTTAAACCTTAATGGTTATTCCAGCTGCTGTTCTCCCTGCTAATCATTGTTGGGTTTGAGTAAACCACTTGCTTCTTTTGAGACTAATACGTGTTGACTCCACTAAATCAGAATGTGGGGCATTGTCTCACTATGTGGGTTGGGGGAACGGGGGATAAAACACTGTGCTGTCCTACATAAAGTGGGACACCTGGGCGCCCTACTGCTGGGTAATGTCTGGAAAAGTTCAGGTCTACACTGCATGTGTGGAAATAGCTTCCTCCTTTGTTCTCCTAAAAGCATGAAAGTAATTGTAGGAATAATGCGGGAATGGCATTAATACTAAATGTGCTTAATTCTTAAGGAGTTTTAATAAAAACCTTTGACCTTTTGTAGATTATACAGTTTTCCTTTCTCTGGGCCTTGAGTCTTGGGAGCTTTATTGTGACACTTTTTATGAGCACGGTGCTGTATATCCTAGTTTCGTGACTTCAATGATATAAATTTATAGGAAAACTTAAGTATGTATGACAAGATAAAgtattgttctttttaaaaatctaattaaaaaaaatctgatgaaAGACTCAAACTGGGTTGTGATCTGCAGATAAATCTAAACTGAAGATTAAAGTAGGCACATACCTGAGAGTGTGAGTCCACTTGTTTGTCCGGCCAGTCattgactctctctctctccctccctctctccctctctctctccctttctctctctcgttcTCGCTCCCGTTCCCTCTCCCGGTCTCTGTCCCGGCTCTGTTCCCGGTCTCGATCTCTGTCTCGGGATCGCTCACGGTTTTTCCGCCGGCTGCTGTGGTGAGAGGACGACTTGGAGCTCCTCTGCAGGGACAAGTGATCCTGTCCATTCCCGGGAACCTGACGTTCCAGAAATAGAAATATGGAAGTGTTATTTTTAATCcaaaacaaatacataaaaatgatgATCGCACATCTCACTAAAATCCCGGTGAGGACCTTCATGCACTGCTCTGGCAGAAACATACATAAGACAAGAAAGTGGCGATGATGATTGTCGATGAAAAAATGCTTCACTCTCTCTCCTCTGgtgtctgagtgtgtttagATAAGCTTTAATATACACTGGAGATGCAACTAATAATTAATTTCATCACTGGGTAGCTTGAAAGTTGGTCATTTGTTTGCTTAAAaggtcaaaaagaaaaatgatacaAACCAGTGACAAACAGTAAATTCTTACTGTTGTTAAAATAAATCTAGTAAATCTTTGGCCTTTTTTCTTTTCGCTTCATACACAATTATTCAGCTTCATGGCTACATAAGAACTACTTAAAGtgtacttctttttcttattccaCTTCTGTATTTTTTGGACTATATAAGGAGTAGTTTTGTACTGTTACttcaaaatattttattgtatattgtatgtTGTATACTTGTGCAGCCCTTCTATTCATCCACTGTCTGAAACAATCTGTTTTAGCGCCTCCTTCTTTAACTCTGACTCAGTTTAATACaactttcatctgattggtcgcCCTTTAGAAACAgaaagtctaaaaaaaaaaatatgggtGGGGCTACTGTGCTTACTGCCAGATCTGTCTAGCTGAGTTGACCATGCTAAGAAGAACAGatcaaagaatgaaaaaaaaactgcctataaatatttatatagagaAGTTTAGCCTACGTTTTTGCCTCATAGGGATTATTTGCACATAGTAGCGTCATTATCAGAAAATGTAACCAGGTGCACTACAagtaaagaaaaggaaataagGAAAAGCATAACCAGCTCCCTTTAGGAAGTGCTAATAAGTTGAATTATCTGCCATTTTCCCTGTTTCCAGCCTTGCTAAGCTAGCTAGTTAGCCTAATCTAGCTCTCAGAAAGGAGCTAAATGAGCACATTTTATGAAATAACTATTCATGATTTCAGTATTATTACACAACATAGCAAAGAGACCAGTAATTTCTACAGCAGgagtgtgtgttcatgtgctgAACATGTTCATGACCCTCTCATGATAAAATGATGCCTTACACTGGCCTGACAAACAGCACACTGCACGTTGAAATGTCTCACGATGCAATGTGAGTGCAACGTGACTGCATTTGACAAGCGTTATAGCAAGACAAAATGGATGTGAAAACAGCGTGCagcattaaatatatatatatatatatatgtatatatatatatatatatatatattgtgtgtgtgtgtgtgtgtgtttgaaatccTTTCAGCAAAAAATATTCTTTAGCCAATCGATCAGTCTGAGAGGATTTCAAACTGGGTCATTCCAGTGAGTGCAAAATAAGTCAACATGCAGCCACAGCGTCGGGGTTAGATTACTGGTGAGGCAGGGTAGGGCGCGGCAGGCTGGTGTTGTACCATAGGCGAGGCGACTACAGGTAGGACTTTGACAGCTGAGTTGTGCTTTAAGCTATTCTTAGAGCTAAAGAGGGGGAAAAGGCTTTTCTTGATGCTGGGATTCCTCCCGTCCTCCATGTCGGTCTGTGGAGCAGAAGATGCACAGCCACAACTCTAAACACAAATCTCTGACATCCAAGAGAAGAACAactgcagaggaggaggaatatGTGATAAACAGGAAGCAAAAAAGAGACGGTGGAACTTCAGAGCAACTTTTGCTTTAAGATGTACTCAATAATTTTAAGAGCTTTCTAATAAATTTGAATTTCCCTTTAATCTTACAAGATGTCAGTGTTAAGCTCATATGAAACATTTATGCAAGAAAATATGGACACTGCAGATTCTGCCTTACAATCAGTACGTGCTAAACTCAAAAGGTGCACAGCACATGAAAccaaaatacaaatatttgatTTGAAAAACCAGGTGAAAAGAATAATCTTATTAATAAAAAGTTATTACTAATAAGTCATTAATAATCTTACTATTTGtgacttcttctttttctttttaatggctCTGAAGAAGCCTTGCTTTTCCTTCTCTTTGGCAGGCTCTGGAGGATTCATGACCATTGCTTCTGCAGTAGTCCTGCATGGCAAATGTGGAAACGTTTCATATAACTTGGATTATAACATGCCTGGGAGCAAACAAAATACATAATACAGTAATACATAGAAACCATACACTATGAAACAACACATGGAGCACAGTAAAGGAGTCTAACTTAATAATCCTCACGATTTTCAATTTCAAACCAGCTGCATGTAAACAAGGAAACACTTAATCAAATTATGCTTTGAAacagaaaatctaaaaaaaaaaacatgttgtagTAACGAATCTAAATAAAAAAGTCAttatgtaaaaaacaatatactCTTTCTGAGGAACTCAGGCTTCTTCTGTAGCCACTGCCACCACAAACAGCCCACTTGAagaataaacaaagcaaaacccAGTTTTgtgattttggtccatgttgacatgatagcatcacaggTTCATTGGTTGCACATCCATTATACATCCCAAACACgctctattggactgagatctggtcactgtggaggccatttaagTACAATGAACTCAGTCTCatattcaagaaaccagtttgtgattttttgagctttgtgacatggcacaTTACCCTGCTGGAagtagccatcagaagatgagtacactgtggtcataaagggatggaaaTGGTCTGCTCAGATAGGCTGTGGCATTTGAACAATGCTTAGTTGAGGGTAATAAGGGTCCCAGAGGGTCCCAAGAAAATATCTCTATACCAATACACCAGTATGAGCAGCCATAACCATTGACAGGCAGGAAGGAGCCACGCTTTCATCTTTTTATGCCAAAGTTTGACCCTAAAATccgaatgttgcagcagaaactaAGACTCATCAAACCAGGCagtgttttccacttttcaaCTGTAAGGCTATGAAAACTGTAgcatcagtttcctgttcttagctggcaGGAGTGGCACTGCCTCTcctgtgtggtcttctgcttctGTAGTCCATCTGCTTCAACGTTCAGGTATGCTCTTCTGCATGCCATGGGTGTAATgcgtgtttttttaatttactgttGCTTTCCAATAAGCTTGAAGCTGTTTGACCTCTTACACGAATAAGGCtctttcacccagagaactgctgctcactggatattttctcttttttggatcTATGTAAACCCTTAAGATGACTGTGTGGGAAAATCagagtagatcagcagtttctgaaatgctcAAAAAACAACCATACCACATTCAACGTTacttaaatcatcttttttcctcactttgatgctcagtttgaacttaagCAGATCATATCTACATGCCTAAATTCACTAAAGTgctatgtgattggctgattttatgtttgtaTTAATGAGCAGCTAAACAGAGTGACTGGTAAGTGTATATAGAACACCTGCAAGTGCAAATTTTAATAGTGAATTAgttatcttaaaaaaacaaatcaataaatGTGACAATCTCATGGAATAACCCATCATATATATAAAGAGTTTATATGTATTCAGTGCAGCAGCACAGAGTCTGAACAATAGAAATTAACTGGTGTTAATGACACACTGTCACGTGacagccagaaaaaaaaagtcagacacTTTAACAGCAGGGATGATGTTCAGATCGGGGAAGGAAactataaagaagaaaaaaccaaaccaaaacatcTTCATCCATAAATGTCCTGCACGTCTGACACACTGTGTGCTGGACGTGCACAATTCTAATAGCAGGCTTAACAATTTAAAAGTTGTTCATGTTTCTTTAATCCACTGTTGTTTCCACATTTACTGCACTGCTGCCTCAACATGCCACATAAAGACTACAAATGAACTCTCACCAGTCAAAAGCTGTCTGGCGTTTGGAGTGGTTGGCCATGGCAACAGGGTCTCCGGGTACAACGGGTACGACCGGCCCTCGACCCTGGCCGACGCCGTCGTGGAAAGAGGAGGAGTTATCTGGCCTGGGAGAAGGGACTGAGGAGAAACAACGAGAGGTGGAAATGACTGTTTTTGATCATTTAAATATGATGAATGTGTGATGTTTGGGGAATTACTGCCTGATAAAATCATGAATAGAAACATATGTGATAACTGTGACATGCCAAAGATTGCTCCAGCCCATGCCTCaaagaaataataaacaaaagaaagaggaaCCTTACAGGTTTTACTGTTATTTCTTGCTCCTTACCTCGATAAAAGCTCCCTACTCTCCGAGGCATAGACTCAGTGAAGATCATCCGGTTCTCCTTGGAGGAAGCTCCGTCCTCAACATGAGGGTCGTGGTACATGCCAACCTAAAGAGCACACACATGAAGCAGACCCACGaacacacacagggaaacaggAACACACAAattttttttcagcatttttatcGTTTTTGAGCGATATTCCTGTTTAATCTCACTTCATCCCTTATTATTAGCTATCGCAGTCTTTTCTGGCTCACAACACAAACATTCAGGACATCTTAGCGCTTTTCAGTGAGGCTACATTTATACCAGCGACAACGTGCGGTGAAGCTGTTGGCTTAAGTaggaacaaaacaagaaaagcagTCAGAAGAGCTactctctgtgtttgctgaaCTGGCTGGAGACAGGGAGGAGTCGGGGGGTCGGACCTCGTTTTTAGAGCGCTGTGTAAGAAAAGCAGCAGTGTTGTCCCGCGTAGAGTCTTTGATGGGGGCACAAGGGTGGCTCATGTCTTTAGGGGACTGCTCACTCTGTTGAGAAGACGGACAGTTGCAGGTCAAAGCAGACTGGAGAAGCAGCATGAAGCAGTGGCAATGATAATGCGAGACTGTGACACttcctacacacacacgcacatcaCATCATGAAACACCCATActcgcaaacacacacacgcagacagacAGTCAGTGCACATAACAAAGGAACATTTCACCCTTTGTTCCGCTTCCATTGTTTAATATCTTCCGCGGATGAGCTTTCATACATTTCAGGAACTGtaattttgtctctgtgtgattTTTCATCAACCTGCCTCATCCTCCATCATCTTTCTGTAACTTAGAACAATTCCAAGAAAACAGCCCCAGTTATTATTGCCTTCAGACAGGCTTTTAAACTGCAGACGCAGAGCTTTAGTGATCGTGTTTGGGAAACAGAAAAAGGTTTTCAAGCACTTACTGAAAAGTTAAAACATTGACGCTGCACCACCTCCCATTATCTCACGAGAAATTAAGTTAAAATGTCAAAGTCTTTTACGAATGAGCAACACCTCACCTGCCTTTTCTGCTGACCTTAGTGCTTTCCAATCATCGTCAACATccctttaaaaaatttttttgatGCATCATTTATGCATTATTGTACCACTATTGCTGTGGAGGTTgaaattttgtgtgttttgggcAATTTTACTTGTGTTTATGACTTATTTCTACTGTGCATGAGTAAGCGGCAGCCTGTTAGGAAACACCAAAAAACAGTTCCTCGAATGGCCACTTGGATCGGACTCCAAAAGTGAGTCAACCCCCACAGAGGCTCCTATTAAATGCCCAGGTTTACAGCAGGAATAAGCATGTTGACAGTCTGACACAAAGCTCTTTTGAAATATACGTATGGCTTATTTACTGTCCCTTCTTGACAAACATATCGGGGTGAATAGTTCTTGCACTTTACCCATTTTAGTGTTATCAAAGCTTAGTGTCTGAAAGGTGCTTTCTGAACTAATTCATGTCATTGAAATGCACAATTTGACCTTGTTTGTGGTTTGCTGTTTAATTAATTGTACTAGCATTAGGACAAATGGGTTTAAAAGTGGGGCAAATagcaattttatttctttttaattttggaGGACTCTGGACTGGGTCGTTAAAATGTGGAGAGATCCTGGTCAGATGTTTTTGGCATAAAGAATATGTTTAGAAATCATTATGAGCGATGACTGGTGTTGGGTTTTCAGATTGGTGGGGAAGTGTGTGGGGAAGTACAAAAACTGCTGTCACCATTCAACATAATGCACCCTAATTTAAGCTTttcattgtgtgtctgttgctATTTTAGACTCAATCCCGCCACGTTCGAGGCACTTTCTGCCACTAACCCTCGTCATGTCGTCCGTGCAGTCCTCCCTCGAAGAACTCACTGAGTGTCCAGTGAGGGTGGTCCTGTGCTGCAGCTGTGGGGAGAGGAGCTGCAGGCTACTGGCTCGCGTTGGTATCGCCTGCCCTGGGGGAGGCAAGCCGGCCATCGCCGTCTCCACTCCGTGTGGTCGGTGGCGTTCCCTTCTCACGTACATGGAGTGGCGCTGTGGCCGCTGCTGAGAGGAGAAAGGCGAGGTATAGCCGAGGCCGTAATGATAAGACTCGTGAGGGGAAGGCAGAGTGTGAGTGGAGGGCATCCCAGGTCCTCCTGGGTCCAAGAGCTCTGGAGCACCAGCGTCCTCTAGAGATGAGAAAAGAAGTCAAAGTTAGCAGAGCGATAAGAAGTGTTCTACTATTTAACTGTCCAAACTAATTTAAGTCATCAGGCTAatcttttttaatttccttgtttgtttgttttgatgatgtgttttgtttttgttttttaataaagcttttaaagtgtaaaatgaATTGACTCTAATCAAACCTACCTGGCACTAAAGATTTATGTCTGGATTTGTGCCTGGATGAAGAGTCCAGCGTGCTGCTCTCCATGCGGGCATTGCCGCTGCTACGAGAGGCGGGGCTGTGTCCAGATCGATCACTGTGTCGAGTAGAGGGGCTGCCAGGAGGCCCAGAAGGACCTGAAGGGGTGTTGAGGTCTAAACAGCTGGCAGGGAAGAAGCGGGCACTGGGTCCCACCCCAGCTGTTGTGTTAGAGTTTGGGTCATCCGGGTGGAGTCGACCGTCGCTGAGATTCCCCACAGATTTGGCATCGCTCAGCCCGCTGTGGCTCTTGGACAGACTGAGATAAGACGCTGAGCTCTTAGAGGATGAGGACATGGATCCGTGGGCAGAGTCGGCCATACTGTGGGCATGTCGgctgtgttgtttttctgcCCCAGACTGTAGGGTGTTAGTTTTGTTTTCCAGGAAAGTGTGTCGactgacctgctgctgctgctgctgctgctgctgttgctgctgagaGCGAGAGGAGCTGGGTTTGCCGTGGCCATACTTTACCCCATGTCCCTGGTCTGGCAACTTCGGGGAGGGTCCCAAGTTGAAATCAAACTCTGTTTTGCTTTTGGGTTCTTTGGGGCTGAGCAGGTGTGGCAGGTTGTTGTTAACCAGATCTTTGCTGGAGGAGATAGAACGATTAAGAGTCTGGGACATGTACTGGCCCTTGGGGTGCAGAGTCGGACTTAAACTGGACGGTGCCGGTTTGTTGCCGTTGAGAAAACTCTCATTCCCGAGGTGATGGAGGTCTCCGTGGCGAGGCAGGCTTGAACATTCTTTGCTATTGGAACGACGGCTTGAACTCTTAGTGTGACTCCTGTAGGAGCAGAGGGAGGGCCGTTTAGCATGGTGTTCTAATATTTCCTGCTGAAAACCATTCACAAGaaataatcttttaaaaaaacaccatcTGGATATGACAGTCTATGTTTGTAAATTGGAAATAATCTCTTATACAAATATTACAACcatttattaaagtgcttgtgGAAGCATTTCCTATATGACATTAAGATAAAATAGCTGgtattttatattaaatattaaaaattttttaaacaaaaaccccccaaaaccctGATCTGTCCGGTTTCTAAGACCTTGATTCGTGGCTTATTAGTTTGATGTAGTTTCACAAGCCTTGATGATCCATCATTGCGAGGTGTATCTTGGTCAGAGAACTAAAAGTGTAACTTTCAAGCACcagaaaaagcattttattAAATCAATCTATATGATTTTCCTGTCAGCATGGTGTCGCAACCAAAGTAGTCTATGTAAAGTATAACTATTCTTGCAAACTctgattctgttttttatcctttctttcacattaaaatgttagaGCTTATCAAGCCTTAGATGAGCATTTTAATCTAAAATATACAATTTGAGGCCAACagtttgtttaatatttttcagTTCCAGATGTACAAGTGAGTCAAAATAACGATAATAACTTATTTTTGATGTATCTTTTTGAGtctcaaattaaaaaaagaaaaaaaaagaagcataagAGAACAACGAGGAAAGGATCACGTTGAAAGAAAATATTCTGTTATCTCACAAAAGCATTGTTTATATAGTTATAAaaatacagtcatgtgaaaatgaAAGATAGTGACGTTTTATATATCAGGACAggtttatttacttatttaatttAACTTTTATGAACACAGGTTCAGACTCAATGTCTCATTTACGAGAGAGACGCGTTTCAGACAAACATATTAAAATGACAGCAAAAAATAGCTAAAATGAGATAAATACAACCCCAGATGAACTAGAACATGTGGCCTATGACACTGTGTCATTATCtgtttaacaaaaactaaatcaAAATGCAGATACAGTGTTTGAAAAGCCAAATACACTTgaactgcttccataggaattcggagggtaagtagcagccagggtCTAAtgaaatgcacttgattaactgaacATCAGAAGGTGCGAGCATTTAAACGTGTGTGTTATTGTAGAGAAACAACTGTTTCTGGCCATCAGTATTAGAAGGTTTATAGGCCATTTCCAACCAAATTGAATTTCATCACTATACAGTGGGAAAGATTACTCTCAAGTGTAAAACATTTCAGATAGTTGCCAAGAGTggacatcccagcaaattcactctaaggtcagactgtgcagtTCTCAGAGAATTTCAagaaaacccaagagctacatcttaGACTCTACAGCCctctgttagcatgttaaagtTCACGACACTACAATTAGACAGACTGAATAGTTGACTGAACAGGAAATGGTGCCAGGATTGAGGTTCCTGTCTCGAAAAATAACACGGCAGCACAGCTTTGCTTTgaaaagttgcatctgaacaaagaCCTCTGGagcaatgtcctttggacagagaagaacaaagtggagatgtttagTCGTTATGCACAACGCCGCATTTGACGAAAACCAAACGCACTTTATGCCAACtatcaagcatggtggtggagtgGTGATGATTTGTGCTTGTTGAGCTTGTTTTACAGTCTTAACAACCATGAAATCCTCTGTATACTAAAATAATCAGGAGTCAAACCTGAGGTCTGATAGCTAAAGCCCGACATAAACCTGGTCAAACAACAGGACAACGAccacaagcacagcagcaaaactacagcagaatggctgaaaagGGAATGCAGGAACTAAAGAGAGTTGTGCATAAATTACTACTGCAGCTGCTGTGAGTGGTTCTGATCAAATTCttatttttggtctttttcagctttattgacAGATAGAGTGAAGAAATGACAGGAAAGCagagggacagagaggaggaaaaCATGCAGCAAAGTGCTGCAGGTCAGACTCGAACCCAGGCTGGGCACTCTCAGCCATATGGCATGTGGTTGCCTGCTCAagtcactgagctaaactggtTTTGCAGCTTTCAACTTGGGCTGGGAtatcattaaaatgaaaaacaaaacaaaacaaaacactaaaacagcattggttttaaaaaaacaaagaaacactaaATCTTGATGTAATCAGATACAAACAGTCTCTGACATTAGATGTGATGAAAAGTCTATCACTATGACACAGCATTGGTTCCAGTGTTAACACAGAGACATCCAAACTGGGCTTTGTAAGATGACCGCATGTAGACGCTCTGACAGAAGCCTGAAATAAAGGATTGCTTTCTAACCTTGTAGGAACTGTGTTTTCTCCATGatggtgtgtttttctcttgGAGGAGCGTGGCGGGTTGGGAGATGCAGGCGgaggcctctctctctctgcctgcctCAGAGGCTGGAAGGCTGGATGGTTCAAACTCTGCTCTGTTAGGTAACGCTCAGTAGGGTTTAGCAGCAACAGATTCTGATTGGAAAAAGACATGCACGTAGAGGGAATGATGCATTTTAGTGACCCCTGTCTCAGGTTTCATATATGATATAGCAGTAGAATCAATAATTATTATTCTTGTGTGAGAGCTGGAATGTTTCTTGGCATTTTACCTTCATCAAATCCAACATCAAACCACTCAAGATGCCTTGGTAACGTCTCTCTAAAGTCTGAGGATGAGTAACTGATGGAAACTGGCAGaagcacaaagacacaaacactgGATCAAATTCATAACCAACGCAAACTTTCTGTGCATTAAAGACTACTATTACAATTTCCAACGCACAGTTTATGTagctgccagtaaaaaaaaaataaaaggagctCTCACTTCAAATCACACAGAAATCTATCAGCGGATCACGCTGAACAAACTACAAAGCGTGCgcatacacacaagcacacacacaagtcCTGATCGTCCCTCTGGGGCATTTTCTCTTGCTGCTAAACTGAACACCAACCACCTATCTCATGAGTCATAGCAATCCACTCAGTCATGGTGCTGGGAACACTGccacaaaagagagagagataggaGACAAAGCTGAGATAGAAGGAAaggaggtaaaaaaaacagagaagaggagggtgaggagaaaggagagaagaATTCAAGCACAGTTAGTGTTTTGTACCCTGATTCCATGAAATCGAGGGTTGTTGTAGAAGAGTTTCATCTGTTCTGCAGGAAGTGGCCCCAAAACCTTCTGAATGGTAAAAAGCtggagacaaaaaaagagagaaatatcATTAAAAACACCCTGCCATAAAtgattaattttcttttaatatttacGCAAGTCTGTAAACAATATATGCAGATCTCCAGCATCAAAGTTCATTCTTGACTTTGTAAACAGCAGTTAATCCCACTTCAAATAATCTCACTTCAAGATGTATTTGTGGACATGGAGTTTCCAAAGCTTCAAAAAAAAGTGTAGAGCATCTACAGCACATTTCTGTGACAGCTAGGCAAACTGATGAAGATGATGTAACACGATCAAAGGTGGCAGCACAACTAGGGAACAGACGATGAGCTCATTTTGTTCTccattatagttttttattgtTACACGTTTCCAACAGTGATGTATTATTAGCTAACAAATCTGACGATGTGCACATTTTAGACAAGGAGGAACGTTTTCGTTCACTGGAGGGGTGAACGTCTGCTAAACCAATCACACCCCTCGTCAACCTGATTCAGCGCAATCTTCAGCAGCTGCTTTCTGCCGAGTAAAATAGTGTTCATGTGAGTGGTGAAAGCGAAACATTAAAGATGTGAATTGTAAAATCAAACAGGAAACACTCTGTAAAGCCATATATTATggatttatattttacagtatCATCAATATAAACGACACACTGCTCAACCGCcatacagctgacaggtgatTTGAATCATTTTGATCATCTTGATGCATGTGATGATCTGCTGGGACACTTTGGGCCCTGATTAAACTTTGGGCCCCTGGGCCCCGTGTTCCCAGACTATAATGGTGCTGCTGATTCTTCTTCCTGCCCCTTGCTCTCCTACCTGCCTATCTGCCATCATGTTGTGCATCTTATTAGTTTCTCTTCAGTCCTGCGTAAAAACTCAATTTAacagcaatttttaaaaaagcatgttGACACCCCGATATAAAAAATGCTTTTGATCTCTACATATAGCTACCATTTCTTAAAAACTGTGTGTTGTAAATATTTAGTGGTATAATAATATACACATTTGTCTAATAAGCACATTTTCCCAGTTCAATCCTGGAAGGAGACAAATCCCTTTTTGGTTGTGTCAGGTTACGGTGAATAAAGGAGCTGCAGAAAACACCTTCTTCACTTTATAAATGATAGCTGTTTTGCTAACATAGGCAACAGCTGCAGCTGATAGCGTTCTGCTAAGCCTCACCTTTGGTAATTCAACTCACCGACTTGACCTGTGGGCTATGTTTGTGGTGTTGGTGCCCTTTGGAGCCACGAAACTATTGcacttcatatatatatatatatatatatatataaatatacatatatatatatatatatatatatatatataattcttTCTGGGTTTTATTgcttaaaaatatattgtaCAATTTATTTACATCTGATGATGCAGAGGTCATCAGAGGTTACAAAAACTCAAAACCTCAGGTATCATAAATGATACACCTGGTGTTAGATGGTTAAACACAGCATGCTGTCCAATCAAGGAAAGTGCTTTAAATGAGAGCACCAGCCCAGGTGCACTGACCTGAAAGTGATGCACATTGTTTCCATAAATTTCCTACTAAACTTGTTGGAACGGCAAATTGGACACATAATCCATAAAGTGTTTGAGGGCAGGCCTGAGACAGATTATTTAtgttaatacattttctttcttcGATATATCGATTGGTTGTCTGCGAGCTAACAGAGAGACAGTTTCTTCTGTTCCACAGATCTAAAGCTCTGTTGGACAAACATGTGATTTTGGGGatgaataaaatttaatttgacTTGCTATTAAATTTCCAAAATTAGCGCTCATCACCATCTCTGAGATCTCCACCCGCTCGCTCTGTTGTCTCCCAGATGCTTCATTTCCGACAACAC from the Oreochromis niloticus isolate F11D_XX linkage group LG1, O_niloticus_UMD_NMBU, whole genome shotgun sequence genome contains:
- the cdkl5 gene encoding cyclin-dependent kinase-like 5 isoform X3, with the translated sequence MNKFEVLGIVGEGAYGVVLKCRHKETNELVAIKKFKDSEENEEVKETTLRELKMLRTLKQDNIVELKEAFRRRGKLYLVFEYVERNMLELLEEMPNGAPPDKVRSYIYQLIKAINWCHKNEIVHRDIKPENLLISSEDVLKLCDFGFARNLSEGTDANYTEYVATRWYRSPELLLGAPYGKAVDMWSVGCILGELSDGQPLFPGESEIDQLFTIQKVLGPLPAEQMKLFYNNPRFHGIRFPSVTHPQTLERRYQGILSGLMLDLMKNLLLLNPTERYLTEQSLNHPAFQPLRQAERERPPPASPNPPRSSKRKTHHHGENTVPTRSHTKSSSRRSNSKECSSLPRHGDLHHLGNESFLNGNKPAPSSLSPTLHPKGQYMSQTLNRSISSSKDLVNNNLPHLLSPKEPKSKTEFDFNLGPSPKLPDQGHGVKYGHGKPSSSRSQQQQQQQQQQQQVSRHTFLENKTNTLQSGAEKQHSRHAHSMADSAHGSMSSSSKSSASYLSLSKSHSGLSDAKSVGNLSDGRLHPDDPNSNTTAGVGPSARFFPASCLDLNTPSGPSGPPGSPSTRHSDRSGHSPASRSSGNARMESSTLDSSSRHKSRHKSLVPEDAGAPELLDPGGPGMPSTHTLPSPHESYHYGLGYTSPFSSQQRPQRHSMYVRRERHRPHGVETAMAGLPPPGQAIPTRASSLQLLSPQLQHRTTLTGHSVSSSREDCTDDMTRVGMYHDPHVEDGASSKENRMIFTESMPRRVGSFYRVPSPRPDNSSSFHDGVGQGRGPVVPVVPGDPVAMANHSKRQTAFDWTTAEAMVMNPPEPAKEKEKQGFFRAIKKKKKKSQITDMEDGRNPSIKKSLFPLFSSKNSLKHNSAVKVLPVVASPMVQHQPAAPYPASPVPGNGQDHLSLQRSSKSSSHHSSRRKNRERSRDRDRDREQSRDRDRERERERERERERERERERGRERERVNDWPDKQVDSHSQSQPLKSLRRLLHLSPSSSNQGQAPPPPPPQDLRFQAPMPNPPQPSSKAGYPEGRGHADSRGHTGVSSSAQAKSRKASYPLPGQIESSWHVSALQRAEGAQFTPEQLGIKPGQNGPTFTRASRTRMPNLNDLKETAL